In Epinephelus lanceolatus isolate andai-2023 chromosome 16, ASM4190304v1, whole genome shotgun sequence, one DNA window encodes the following:
- the LOC117263310 gene encoding uncharacterized protein LOC117263310 isoform X1, producing MDSNLETPYEEEDEFIECTVCDKSIRGETLYKIHLTTPGHIKKEDAIVASGHAVRKQRVPIFEDIVQYLDYMKLDEPIIGLDFLDELPCSDPQSGPKYACRLCNQNANLSETVRHVIGRKHRQRYVEIKRPDLVTWTKQSIIAHGGKIIRAKAEIIERQDGRGCPTKLPKKRTEGRLNITRVPPRQKQNWDRNIPKISTQRVLPPLLPELKNYQDRHSQPGRYSSGYPDTPSFHPEDPYMLDRDRPKQRQDTYSHDHMEDKPRRADYRESDSYRGEYMDPDYRMEYEDEYVEDPQRRATPKPGGVPTYESRDEMPRGPVEYYPEEAPPYKRSYPERDPLKEFYSEEVRRGRVRSAERQSSQPVFPEDDEQRWSLDREPGRYDSMNRTSRQGSSEPEANRRSFPTPVESDRSRDLVFGTSKDYCHGMKEPYQVEADNVPGPSRTGPLNSQRRVEVTRAISDIPEPFRRFLKGPAANEDHGKRKRKSRFSDATVEELETTKEMFSDEYGPPNPKFGRCLRPVSAPLRPESQGPQYPDFYSESQSPHHSENYQRGDSESGGVFDILNNIEIENAEEADFLKNKLCNLLKEFKSKKSERAAQNSQGRAAIPKDYDSLNPDPKLSPRHQYDTPLREDFDLRQAEDIYSKEDHRGRGWQQHEHISDERNTTIPEYHHPVHGERRQSNRSRYEDVFGQHGMSRMPHITRPDEPDPYPERFQEPKHPRDYQPADKEFLDSHSYSPPLHVERGPRMDRGPQYSSNLDKITSTLLELVKRK from the exons ATGGACAGCAATCTCGAAACACCGTACGAAGAAGAGGATGAATTTATTGAATGCACG GTCTGTGATAAATCCATAAGGGGAGAGACCCTGTACAAGATACACCTGACTACACCAGGACATATAAAG AAAGAGGATGCCATTGTTGCTTCAG GGCATGCTGTCAGAAAGCAACGTGTCCCGATATTTGAGGACATTGTCCAATATTTGGATTACATGAAGCTTGATGAGCCAATCATCG GTTTGGACTTTTTGGATGAACTGCCTTGTAGTGACCCACAGTCAGGCCCCAAATACGCATGCAGGCTGTGTAATCAGAACGCCAACCTCTCAGAAACGGTCCGTCATGTGATTGGACGCAAACACCGGCAGAGATATGTG GAGATTAAACGGCCAGACTTGGTGACCTGGACTAAACAGTCAATAATAGCCCACGGAGGAAAGATCATACGAGCCAAAGCAGAGATTATAGAGAGACAGGATGGACGAGGATGTCCAACG aaactGCCGAAAAAGAGGACAGAAGGCAGATTAAACATCACAAGAG TTCCCCCAAGGCAGAAGCAAAATTGGGACCGAAACATCCCGAAAATTTCGACCCAGCGAGTTTTACCGCCACTTCTACCAGAACTCAAGAACTATCAGGATAGGCACTCTCAGCCAGGGAGGTATTCCTCAGGATACCCAGATACACCCTCATTCCATCCAGAAGACCCTTACAtgttggacagagacagaccaaAGCAGCGACAGGACACTTACAGCCATGACCACATGGAAGATAAGCCGCGGAGGGCAGATTACAGGGAAAGTGATTCATACAGAGGAGAGTATATGGACCCTGATTATCGTATGGAGTATGAAGATGAATATGTTGAAGATCCACAAAGAAGAGCCACACCCAAGCCAGGTGGTGTTCCCACGTATGAATCAAGGGACGAGATGCCCCGTGGCCCCGTAGAGTATTACCCAGAAGAGGCTCCTCCTTACAAAAGGTCCTACCCAGAAAGAGATCCACTGAAGGAGTTCTACTCTGAGGAAGTTCGGCGTGGACGAGTTCGCTCTGCTGAGCGCCAGTCCTCGCAGCCGGTTTTCCCAGAAGATGATGAACAGCGGTGGTCACTGGACAGGGAGCCTGGTAGATATGACAGTATGAATAGAACAAGCAGGCAGGGGTCGAGTGAACCAGAGGCCAACAGGAGGAGCTTTCCCACACCTGTGGAGAGTGACCGGTCGCGTGACCTTGTGTTTGGTACGAGCAAAGATTATTGTCATGGGATGAAAGAACCATATCAAGTGGAGGCAGATAACGTCCCTGGACCAAGCAGAACTGGACCCCTTAACTCCCAGAGACGAGTGGAAGTTACCAGGGCCATATCTGACATCCCGGAGCCATTCAGGCGTTTCCTGAAAGGGCCCGCTGCCAATGAGGACCAcggtaaaagaaaaagaaagagtcGCTTCTCTGATGCCACTGTAGAGGAGCTGGAAACGACAAAGGAGAT GTTCAGTGATGAGTATGGACCTCCAAATCCAAAATTTGGCCGTTGTCTGCGACCGGTTAGTGCACCATTGAGACCTGAAAGCCAAGGACCACAATATCCTGACTTCTACTCAGAATCACAG aGCCCTCATCATAGTGAAAACTACCAAAGAGGAGACTCTGAGTCAGGGGGCGTCTTTGATATACTG AATAacattgaaattgaaaatgcagAAGAGGCTGACTTCCTGAAGAACAAACTTTGCAACCTTCTGAAAGAATTCAAGAGCAAAAAATCGGAGAGAGCTGCG CAGAATAGCCAAGGTCGAGCAGCCATCCCCAAAGACTACGACAGCTTAAACCCGGACCCAAAGCTGTCTCCAAGACACCAATATGACACACCTCTCAGGGAAGATTTTGACCTCAGACAAGCCGAAGACATCTACTCTAAAGAGGATCACAGAGGAAGAGGCTGGCAGCAGCATGAGCATATATCTGACGAGAGGAATACCACCATCCCAGAATACCACCATCCTGTACATGGGGAACGCAGACAGTCAAACAGAAGCCGTTATGAAG ACGTTTTTGGGCAGCACGGGATGTCTCGGATGCCTCATATCACCCGTCCAGATGAGCCAGACCCTTATCCTGAAAGGTTTCAAGAACCCAAGCACCCTCGTGACTACCAACCTGCCGACAAGGAGTTTTTGGACTCCCACTCTTATTCACCTCCGCTCCATGTGGAACGAGGACCCAGGATGGACAGGGGCCCTCAGTACTCCTCCAACCTGGATAAAATCACCTCCACCCTCCTGGAACTTGTAAAAAGGAAATAA
- the LOC117263310 gene encoding uncharacterized protein LOC117263310 isoform X2: MDSNLETPYEEEDEFIECTVCDKSIRGETLYKIHLTTPGHIKKEDAIVASGHAVRKQRVPIFEDIVQYLDYMKLDEPIIGLDFLDELPCSDPQSGPKYACRLCNQNANLSETVRHVIGRKHRQRYVEIKRPDLVTWTKQSIIAHGGKIIRAKAEIIERQDGRGCPTKLPKKRTEGRLNITRVPPRQKQNWDRNIPKISTQRVLPPLLPELKNYQDRHSQPGRYSSGYPDTPSFHPEDPYMLDRDRPKQRQDTYSHDHMEDKPRRADYRESDSYRGEYMDPDYRMEYEDEYVEDPQRRATPKPGGVPTYESRDEMPRGPVEYYPEEAPPYKRSYPERDPLKEFYSEEVRRGRVRSAERQSSQPVFPEDDEQRWSLDREPGRYDSMNRTSRQGSSEPEANRRSFPTPVESDRSRDLVFGTSKDYCHGMKEPYQVEADNVPGPSRTGPLNSQRRVEVTRAISDIPEPFRRFLKGPAANEDHGKRKRKSRFSDATVEELETTKEMFSDEYGPPNPKFGRCLRPVSAPLRPESQGPQYPDFYSESQSPHHSENYQRGDSESGGVFDILNNIEIENAEEADFLKNKLCNLLKEFKSKKSERAANSQGRAAIPKDYDSLNPDPKLSPRHQYDTPLREDFDLRQAEDIYSKEDHRGRGWQQHEHISDERNTTIPEYHHPVHGERRQSNRSRYEDVFGQHGMSRMPHITRPDEPDPYPERFQEPKHPRDYQPADKEFLDSHSYSPPLHVERGPRMDRGPQYSSNLDKITSTLLELVKRK; this comes from the exons ATGGACAGCAATCTCGAAACACCGTACGAAGAAGAGGATGAATTTATTGAATGCACG GTCTGTGATAAATCCATAAGGGGAGAGACCCTGTACAAGATACACCTGACTACACCAGGACATATAAAG AAAGAGGATGCCATTGTTGCTTCAG GGCATGCTGTCAGAAAGCAACGTGTCCCGATATTTGAGGACATTGTCCAATATTTGGATTACATGAAGCTTGATGAGCCAATCATCG GTTTGGACTTTTTGGATGAACTGCCTTGTAGTGACCCACAGTCAGGCCCCAAATACGCATGCAGGCTGTGTAATCAGAACGCCAACCTCTCAGAAACGGTCCGTCATGTGATTGGACGCAAACACCGGCAGAGATATGTG GAGATTAAACGGCCAGACTTGGTGACCTGGACTAAACAGTCAATAATAGCCCACGGAGGAAAGATCATACGAGCCAAAGCAGAGATTATAGAGAGACAGGATGGACGAGGATGTCCAACG aaactGCCGAAAAAGAGGACAGAAGGCAGATTAAACATCACAAGAG TTCCCCCAAGGCAGAAGCAAAATTGGGACCGAAACATCCCGAAAATTTCGACCCAGCGAGTTTTACCGCCACTTCTACCAGAACTCAAGAACTATCAGGATAGGCACTCTCAGCCAGGGAGGTATTCCTCAGGATACCCAGATACACCCTCATTCCATCCAGAAGACCCTTACAtgttggacagagacagaccaaAGCAGCGACAGGACACTTACAGCCATGACCACATGGAAGATAAGCCGCGGAGGGCAGATTACAGGGAAAGTGATTCATACAGAGGAGAGTATATGGACCCTGATTATCGTATGGAGTATGAAGATGAATATGTTGAAGATCCACAAAGAAGAGCCACACCCAAGCCAGGTGGTGTTCCCACGTATGAATCAAGGGACGAGATGCCCCGTGGCCCCGTAGAGTATTACCCAGAAGAGGCTCCTCCTTACAAAAGGTCCTACCCAGAAAGAGATCCACTGAAGGAGTTCTACTCTGAGGAAGTTCGGCGTGGACGAGTTCGCTCTGCTGAGCGCCAGTCCTCGCAGCCGGTTTTCCCAGAAGATGATGAACAGCGGTGGTCACTGGACAGGGAGCCTGGTAGATATGACAGTATGAATAGAACAAGCAGGCAGGGGTCGAGTGAACCAGAGGCCAACAGGAGGAGCTTTCCCACACCTGTGGAGAGTGACCGGTCGCGTGACCTTGTGTTTGGTACGAGCAAAGATTATTGTCATGGGATGAAAGAACCATATCAAGTGGAGGCAGATAACGTCCCTGGACCAAGCAGAACTGGACCCCTTAACTCCCAGAGACGAGTGGAAGTTACCAGGGCCATATCTGACATCCCGGAGCCATTCAGGCGTTTCCTGAAAGGGCCCGCTGCCAATGAGGACCAcggtaaaagaaaaagaaagagtcGCTTCTCTGATGCCACTGTAGAGGAGCTGGAAACGACAAAGGAGAT GTTCAGTGATGAGTATGGACCTCCAAATCCAAAATTTGGCCGTTGTCTGCGACCGGTTAGTGCACCATTGAGACCTGAAAGCCAAGGACCACAATATCCTGACTTCTACTCAGAATCACAG aGCCCTCATCATAGTGAAAACTACCAAAGAGGAGACTCTGAGTCAGGGGGCGTCTTTGATATACTG AATAacattgaaattgaaaatgcagAAGAGGCTGACTTCCTGAAGAACAAACTTTGCAACCTTCTGAAAGAATTCAAGAGCAAAAAATCGGAGAGAGCTGCG AATAGCCAAGGTCGAGCAGCCATCCCCAAAGACTACGACAGCTTAAACCCGGACCCAAAGCTGTCTCCAAGACACCAATATGACACACCTCTCAGGGAAGATTTTGACCTCAGACAAGCCGAAGACATCTACTCTAAAGAGGATCACAGAGGAAGAGGCTGGCAGCAGCATGAGCATATATCTGACGAGAGGAATACCACCATCCCAGAATACCACCATCCTGTACATGGGGAACGCAGACAGTCAAACAGAAGCCGTTATGAAG ACGTTTTTGGGCAGCACGGGATGTCTCGGATGCCTCATATCACCCGTCCAGATGAGCCAGACCCTTATCCTGAAAGGTTTCAAGAACCCAAGCACCCTCGTGACTACCAACCTGCCGACAAGGAGTTTTTGGACTCCCACTCTTATTCACCTCCGCTCCATGTGGAACGAGGACCCAGGATGGACAGGGGCCCTCAGTACTCCTCCAACCTGGATAAAATCACCTCCACCCTCCTGGAACTTGTAAAAAGGAAATAA
- the LOC117263310 gene encoding uncharacterized protein LOC117263310 isoform X3, producing the protein MKLDEPIIGLDFLDELPCSDPQSGPKYACRLCNQNANLSETVRHVIGRKHRQRYVEIKRPDLVTWTKQSIIAHGGKIIRAKAEIIERQDGRGCPTKLPKKRTEGRLNITRVPPRQKQNWDRNIPKISTQRVLPPLLPELKNYQDRHSQPGRYSSGYPDTPSFHPEDPYMLDRDRPKQRQDTYSHDHMEDKPRRADYRESDSYRGEYMDPDYRMEYEDEYVEDPQRRATPKPGGVPTYESRDEMPRGPVEYYPEEAPPYKRSYPERDPLKEFYSEEVRRGRVRSAERQSSQPVFPEDDEQRWSLDREPGRYDSMNRTSRQGSSEPEANRRSFPTPVESDRSRDLVFGTSKDYCHGMKEPYQVEADNVPGPSRTGPLNSQRRVEVTRAISDIPEPFRRFLKGPAANEDHGKRKRKSRFSDATVEELETTKEMFSDEYGPPNPKFGRCLRPVSAPLRPESQGPQYPDFYSESQSPHHSENYQRGDSESGGVFDILNNIEIENAEEADFLKNKLCNLLKEFKSKKSERAAQNSQGRAAIPKDYDSLNPDPKLSPRHQYDTPLREDFDLRQAEDIYSKEDHRGRGWQQHEHISDERNTTIPEYHHPVHGERRQSNRSRYEDVFGQHGMSRMPHITRPDEPDPYPERFQEPKHPRDYQPADKEFLDSHSYSPPLHVERGPRMDRGPQYSSNLDKITSTLLELVKRK; encoded by the exons ATGAAGCTTGATGAGCCAATCATCG GTTTGGACTTTTTGGATGAACTGCCTTGTAGTGACCCACAGTCAGGCCCCAAATACGCATGCAGGCTGTGTAATCAGAACGCCAACCTCTCAGAAACGGTCCGTCATGTGATTGGACGCAAACACCGGCAGAGATATGTG GAGATTAAACGGCCAGACTTGGTGACCTGGACTAAACAGTCAATAATAGCCCACGGAGGAAAGATCATACGAGCCAAAGCAGAGATTATAGAGAGACAGGATGGACGAGGATGTCCAACG aaactGCCGAAAAAGAGGACAGAAGGCAGATTAAACATCACAAGAG TTCCCCCAAGGCAGAAGCAAAATTGGGACCGAAACATCCCGAAAATTTCGACCCAGCGAGTTTTACCGCCACTTCTACCAGAACTCAAGAACTATCAGGATAGGCACTCTCAGCCAGGGAGGTATTCCTCAGGATACCCAGATACACCCTCATTCCATCCAGAAGACCCTTACAtgttggacagagacagaccaaAGCAGCGACAGGACACTTACAGCCATGACCACATGGAAGATAAGCCGCGGAGGGCAGATTACAGGGAAAGTGATTCATACAGAGGAGAGTATATGGACCCTGATTATCGTATGGAGTATGAAGATGAATATGTTGAAGATCCACAAAGAAGAGCCACACCCAAGCCAGGTGGTGTTCCCACGTATGAATCAAGGGACGAGATGCCCCGTGGCCCCGTAGAGTATTACCCAGAAGAGGCTCCTCCTTACAAAAGGTCCTACCCAGAAAGAGATCCACTGAAGGAGTTCTACTCTGAGGAAGTTCGGCGTGGACGAGTTCGCTCTGCTGAGCGCCAGTCCTCGCAGCCGGTTTTCCCAGAAGATGATGAACAGCGGTGGTCACTGGACAGGGAGCCTGGTAGATATGACAGTATGAATAGAACAAGCAGGCAGGGGTCGAGTGAACCAGAGGCCAACAGGAGGAGCTTTCCCACACCTGTGGAGAGTGACCGGTCGCGTGACCTTGTGTTTGGTACGAGCAAAGATTATTGTCATGGGATGAAAGAACCATATCAAGTGGAGGCAGATAACGTCCCTGGACCAAGCAGAACTGGACCCCTTAACTCCCAGAGACGAGTGGAAGTTACCAGGGCCATATCTGACATCCCGGAGCCATTCAGGCGTTTCCTGAAAGGGCCCGCTGCCAATGAGGACCAcggtaaaagaaaaagaaagagtcGCTTCTCTGATGCCACTGTAGAGGAGCTGGAAACGACAAAGGAGAT GTTCAGTGATGAGTATGGACCTCCAAATCCAAAATTTGGCCGTTGTCTGCGACCGGTTAGTGCACCATTGAGACCTGAAAGCCAAGGACCACAATATCCTGACTTCTACTCAGAATCACAG aGCCCTCATCATAGTGAAAACTACCAAAGAGGAGACTCTGAGTCAGGGGGCGTCTTTGATATACTG AATAacattgaaattgaaaatgcagAAGAGGCTGACTTCCTGAAGAACAAACTTTGCAACCTTCTGAAAGAATTCAAGAGCAAAAAATCGGAGAGAGCTGCG CAGAATAGCCAAGGTCGAGCAGCCATCCCCAAAGACTACGACAGCTTAAACCCGGACCCAAAGCTGTCTCCAAGACACCAATATGACACACCTCTCAGGGAAGATTTTGACCTCAGACAAGCCGAAGACATCTACTCTAAAGAGGATCACAGAGGAAGAGGCTGGCAGCAGCATGAGCATATATCTGACGAGAGGAATACCACCATCCCAGAATACCACCATCCTGTACATGGGGAACGCAGACAGTCAAACAGAAGCCGTTATGAAG ACGTTTTTGGGCAGCACGGGATGTCTCGGATGCCTCATATCACCCGTCCAGATGAGCCAGACCCTTATCCTGAAAGGTTTCAAGAACCCAAGCACCCTCGTGACTACCAACCTGCCGACAAGGAGTTTTTGGACTCCCACTCTTATTCACCTCCGCTCCATGTGGAACGAGGACCCAGGATGGACAGGGGCCCTCAGTACTCCTCCAACCTGGATAAAATCACCTCCACCCTCCTGGAACTTGTAAAAAGGAAATAA